From the Sphingomonas mesophila genome, one window contains:
- the ubiG gene encoding bifunctional 2-polyprenyl-6-hydroxyphenol methylase/3-demethylubiquinol 3-O-methyltransferase UbiG — MATTSIRAGEAAHFGAMAGDWWDPDGASAMLHKLNPVRLAYIRDRIDQHWQSDESGFRPLAGKSALDVGCGAGLLAEPLARLGAKVTAIDAAPELIAAAKDHAAGSGLDIDYRAVGVEALDGRFDLVTAMEVVEHVADPRAFVRDLAQRLAPGGLLILSTPNRTAWSRLLTITLAEGLGWIPRGTHRYEDFITPEEMSAMMAEAGLAVDDVEGIAVSPTKGLHLSDDTNLNYLVAAHHR; from the coding sequence ATGGCGACGACAAGTATTCGGGCGGGTGAAGCCGCGCACTTCGGGGCGATGGCCGGCGACTGGTGGGACCCGGACGGCGCGTCTGCGATGCTGCACAAGCTTAATCCGGTGCGCCTGGCCTACATTCGCGACCGAATCGATCAGCATTGGCAGTCCGACGAGAGCGGCTTCCGGCCGCTGGCAGGCAAGAGCGCGCTCGATGTCGGCTGCGGCGCCGGCTTGCTGGCCGAGCCGTTGGCGCGCCTTGGCGCCAAGGTCACCGCCATCGACGCCGCGCCCGAGCTGATCGCCGCTGCGAAAGATCATGCCGCAGGCTCGGGCCTCGACATCGATTACCGCGCGGTCGGGGTCGAGGCGCTCGACGGCCGGTTCGACTTGGTGACCGCGATGGAAGTGGTCGAACATGTCGCCGATCCGCGCGCGTTCGTCCGCGACCTCGCGCAGCGGCTCGCGCCGGGCGGGTTGCTGATCCTGTCCACTCCCAACCGTACCGCCTGGTCGCGGCTGCTGACCATCACGCTCGCCGAGGGCTTAGGCTGGATCCCGCGCGGCACCCATCGCTATGAGGACTTCATCACGCCCGAGGAGATGAGCGCGATGATGGCGGAGGCAGGGCTGGCGGTCGACGACGTCGAGGGCATCGCCGTCTCGCCGACCAAGGGCCTTCATCTCAGCGACGACACCAACCTCAACTACCTCGTCGCCGCTCACCACCGCTAG
- a CDS encoding DEAD/DEAH box helicase, which yields MPHPNLNPALARALAARGYATLTPVQAAVAEPDADGRDLIVSARTGSGKTVAFGIAIAGQLLDGERAPWSREPLGLIIAPTRELAIQVSKELEWLYAETGARVVTCVGGMDPMKERRALQGGAHIVVGTPGRLRDHLERGALDLSTLKVAVLDEADEMLDMGFREELEEILDATPAERRTLLFSATMPRPIVALAKRYQKDALRIETLGDREAHADIAYQAVAVSPTDIEHAVVNLLRFHEPETAILFCATREAVRRLHSSLVERGFHAVALSGEHSQSERNHALQALRDQRARVCVATDVAARGIDLPSVSLVVHVELPRDAEGLQHRSGRTGRAGRKGIAVLIVPFRRRRTVETMLRNARIDAEWVAPPTAEAILERDRQRLLERLSAPGELDEGDVELAAAIQAQLPPEQIAAALVRLARTDLPAPEDILPASERSAQHDPGPRPGFDGSMWFRLNAGRRHNADPRWLLPLICRYGHVNRGDIGAIRIAAGESYFEVAARAAPGFLAALKRARIAPEDEGLVIEPAEPRDTPAAAPGERRPPPRPARHQPTDMRPQPRWPKKAPGKAGPKRPAKPR from the coding sequence ATGCCTCATCCCAATCTCAATCCTGCGCTGGCCAGGGCGCTGGCGGCGCGCGGCTATGCCACGCTGACCCCGGTCCAGGCCGCCGTCGCTGAGCCCGACGCCGACGGCCGCGACCTGATCGTCTCGGCGCGCACCGGCTCGGGCAAGACCGTCGCCTTCGGAATCGCCATTGCCGGCCAGCTGCTCGACGGCGAGCGCGCGCCGTGGAGCCGCGAGCCGCTGGGCCTGATCATCGCCCCGACCCGCGAACTCGCTATCCAGGTCAGCAAGGAGCTCGAATGGCTCTATGCCGAGACCGGCGCTCGGGTCGTGACCTGCGTCGGCGGGATGGACCCGATGAAGGAGCGCCGCGCGCTCCAGGGCGGCGCGCACATCGTCGTCGGCACGCCGGGCCGCCTGCGCGACCACCTCGAGCGCGGCGCGCTCGACCTGTCGACGCTCAAGGTGGCGGTGCTCGACGAGGCCGACGAGATGCTCGACATGGGCTTTCGCGAGGAGCTCGAGGAGATCCTCGACGCGACCCCGGCCGAGCGACGCACCCTGCTGTTCTCGGCGACCATGCCGCGGCCGATCGTCGCGCTCGCCAAGCGCTACCAGAAGGACGCGCTCAGGATCGAGACGCTCGGCGACCGCGAGGCCCATGCCGACATCGCCTATCAGGCGGTGGCCGTGTCGCCGACCGACATCGAGCACGCCGTGGTCAATCTGCTGCGCTTCCACGAGCCGGAGACCGCGATCCTGTTCTGCGCCACGCGTGAGGCGGTGCGGCGGCTTCACTCGAGTTTGGTCGAGCGCGGCTTCCACGCCGTCGCCTTGTCGGGCGAGCACAGCCAGAGCGAGCGCAACCATGCGCTCCAGGCACTGCGTGACCAGCGCGCGCGGGTGTGCGTGGCGACCGACGTCGCGGCGCGCGGGATCGACCTGCCGTCCGTCAGCCTGGTCGTCCATGTCGAGCTTCCGCGCGACGCCGAGGGGCTCCAGCACCGCTCGGGTAGGACCGGCCGCGCCGGGCGCAAGGGCATCGCCGTGCTGATTGTTCCGTTCCGCCGCCGCCGAACGGTCGAGACGATGCTGCGCAACGCGCGAATCGACGCCGAATGGGTCGCTCCGCCGACTGCCGAGGCGATCCTCGAGCGTGACCGCCAACGCCTGCTCGAGCGGTTGTCGGCGCCGGGCGAGCTGGACGAAGGCGATGTCGAGCTGGCCGCGGCGATCCAGGCGCAATTGCCGCCCGAACAGATCGCCGCCGCTTTGGTCCGGCTGGCGCGAACCGATCTTCCCGCGCCCGAAGACATCCTGCCCGCTTCGGAACGCTCGGCCCAGCACGATCCCGGCCCGCGGCCGGGGTTCGACGGGTCGATGTGGTTCCGCTTGAACGCCGGGCGGCGGCACAATGCCGACCCGCGCTGGCTGCTGCCGCTGATCTGCCGCTATGGCCACGTCAATCGCGGGGACATCGGCGCGATCCGGATTGCCGCCGGCGAAAGCTATTTCGAGGTTGCCGCGCGCGCCGCTCCGGGGTTCCTTGCCGCCCTGAAGCGCGCCCGCATCGCGCCCGAGGACGAGGGGCTCGTGATCGAGCCGGCCGAGCCGCGCGATACGCCCGCTGCAGCGCCCGGCGAGCGCCGCCCGCCGCCGCGCCCGGCACGGCACCAGCCGACGGACATGCGGCCCCAGCCGCGCTGGCCGAAAAAGGCCCCAGGCAAGGCCGGACCCAAGCGCCCGGCCAAGCCGCGCTAG
- a CDS encoding glutathione S-transferase family protein, whose protein sequence is MWQLFQFPLCPFSRKVRLVLGEKGVAHELVRENPWERRDEFLDLNPAGETPVLVDSSAGTVLIGSQPICEYFDETVDRMPMIHGNAVVRAEIRRLTAWFDEKLFREVVEPLMHERMRKRLVSNGSPDTRVLREAMRVANGHLDYLDYLLDHRRWIAGAGLSLADFTAAAHLSVVDYLGALDWRGHKQTKDWYAVMKSRPAFRPLLGERMEVIVPPSHYDKVDF, encoded by the coding sequence ATGTGGCAGCTGTTTCAATTTCCGCTCTGTCCTTTCTCGCGCAAGGTCCGGCTCGTGCTGGGCGAGAAGGGCGTGGCGCACGAGCTGGTGCGCGAGAATCCGTGGGAGCGGCGCGATGAATTCCTCGACCTCAACCCGGCCGGCGAGACTCCGGTGCTGGTCGACAGCAGCGCCGGCACGGTGCTGATCGGAAGCCAGCCGATCTGCGAATATTTTGACGAGACGGTCGACCGCATGCCGATGATCCACGGCAATGCGGTGGTCCGCGCCGAGATCCGGCGGCTGACCGCCTGGTTCGACGAAAAGCTGTTCCGCGAGGTGGTCGAGCCCCTGATGCATGAGCGGATGAGGAAGCGGCTGGTCAGCAACGGCTCGCCGGACACCCGCGTGCTGCGCGAGGCGATGCGGGTCGCCAACGGCCACCTCGACTATCTCGACTATCTGCTCGACCACCGCCGCTGGATCGCCGGGGCCGGGCTGAGTCTGGCCGATTTCACCGCGGCAGCGCATTTGAGCGTGGTCGATTATCTCGGCGCGCTCGACTGGCGCGGGCACAAGCAGACCAAGGATTGGTATGCGGTGATGAAGAGCCGGCCCGCTTTCCGCCCGCTGCTCGGTGAGCGGATGGAGGTGATCGTGCCGCCGTCGCATTACGACAAGGTCGATTTCTGA
- a CDS encoding undecaprenyl-diphosphate phosphatase, whose protein sequence is MPILWLVIILGVVEGLTEYLPVSSTGHLILATELMGFDADKWALFNIAIQPGAILAIVVLYWRTFRDVLVGMFKSDPDSWRFVRNLAVAFVPAVILGLAIGDYIELLLGNALVVAWALIIGGIAILLIERWARPTDCGGVAKVQLNHSVGIGLIQCLAMIPGVSRSGATIIGAMAMGVDRKTAAEFSFFLAVPTLSGATALQLYKHGAGMEQGMVGWILLGSAVSFVVAVVVVKAFVAIIQRFGFAPFAWYRIIAGIAALAWLSLR, encoded by the coding sequence ATGCCGATCCTGTGGCTGGTGATCATCCTAGGCGTGGTCGAGGGGCTGACCGAATATCTGCCGGTCAGCTCGACCGGCCACCTCATCCTCGCCACCGAGCTGATGGGCTTCGACGCCGACAAGTGGGCGCTGTTCAACATCGCCATCCAGCCCGGCGCGATCCTCGCCATAGTCGTACTCTACTGGCGCACCTTCCGCGACGTGCTGGTCGGTATGTTCAAAAGCGACCCCGACAGCTGGCGCTTCGTGCGCAACCTGGCGGTCGCGTTTGTCCCCGCGGTGATCCTTGGCCTGGCGATCGGCGACTACATCGAGCTGCTGCTCGGCAATGCGCTGGTCGTCGCCTGGGCGCTGATCATCGGCGGCATCGCCATCCTGCTGATTGAGCGCTGGGCGCGGCCGACCGATTGCGGCGGAGTGGCCAAGGTCCAGCTCAACCATTCAGTCGGTATCGGCCTGATCCAATGCCTGGCGATGATCCCCGGCGTCAGCCGCTCGGGCGCGACGATCATCGGCGCGATGGCGATGGGGGTCGACCGCAAGACCGCCGCCGAATTCAGCTTCTTCCTTGCCGTCCCGACCCTGTCGGGCGCGACCGCGCTCCAGCTCTACAAGCATGGCGCCGGGATGGAGCAGGGGATGGTCGGCTGGATCCTGCTCGGCAGCGCGGTGTCGTTCGTGGTCGCGGTGGTGGTGGTCAAAGCGTTCGTGGCGATCATCCAGCGCTTCGGCTTCGCGCCGTTCGCCTGGTACCGGATCATCGCCGGGATCGCCGCTTTGGCCTGGCTCAGCCTTCGATAA
- a CDS encoding NAD-dependent epimerase/dehydratase family protein, which translates to MPLKSLPPLITVFGGGGFVGRYVVEELLRAGARVRVAQRFPRQAFFLQPLGQVGQIDFAAADVTRPDSVAAACAGAEAVINLVAVMGRGLGAINAEGAGHVARAAAKAGASALVHVSAIGADAGGAAEYAQSKGRGEAAVKDAFPAATIVRPSLVFGPEDQLTNRFAGLMAALPFYPVIAPKTRFQPVYVRDLGKAIAAAALEPGKHAGKTYEIGGLEVMTMRALTERIAALASQRRELIDVPDFAAAGLARLGFLPGAPITWDQWLMLQQDNVAAPKSRGLKELGITPTPLEAVAGEWLGRFREGGRFAARSTPLGT; encoded by the coding sequence ATGCCGCTCAAGTCCCTACCCCCTCTCATCACCGTGTTCGGCGGCGGCGGTTTCGTCGGCCGCTACGTGGTCGAGGAACTGCTTCGCGCCGGGGCCCGGGTGCGCGTCGCCCAGCGCTTCCCGCGCCAGGCGTTCTTCCTCCAGCCGCTCGGTCAGGTAGGGCAGATCGACTTTGCCGCGGCCGACGTGACCCGGCCGGATTCGGTTGCCGCGGCGTGCGCCGGCGCGGAGGCGGTGATCAACTTGGTCGCGGTCATGGGCCGCGGGTTGGGGGCGATCAACGCGGAGGGCGCGGGACATGTCGCGCGCGCCGCCGCGAAGGCCGGGGCGAGCGCGCTGGTCCACGTCTCGGCCATCGGCGCGGATGCCGGGGGCGCCGCCGAATATGCCCAGTCGAAAGGCCGCGGCGAGGCGGCGGTCAAGGACGCGTTTCCAGCCGCGACCATCGTCCGACCGAGCCTGGTGTTCGGCCCCGAGGACCAGCTCACCAACCGTTTCGCCGGTTTGATGGCGGCACTGCCCTTCTACCCCGTCATCGCGCCCAAGACCCGCTTCCAGCCGGTCTATGTGCGCGATTTGGGCAAAGCGATCGCCGCCGCCGCGCTCGAGCCCGGCAAGCATGCCGGCAAGACCTACGAGATCGGCGGGCTCGAGGTGATGACGATGCGAGCGCTGACCGAGCGGATTGCCGCGCTGGCGAGCCAACGGCGCGAGCTGATCGACGTGCCCGACTTCGCCGCCGCCGGCCTCGCCCGGCTCGGCTTCCTGCCCGGCGCGCCGATTACCTGGGACCAGTGGCTGATGCTCCAGCAGGACAATGTCGCGGCGCCCAAGTCGCGCGGCCTGAAGGAGCTGGGCATCACTCCGACACCGCTCGAGGCGGTCGCCGGCGAATGGCTCGGCCGGTTCCGCGAGGGCGGTCGCTTCGCCGCCCGCTCGACCCCGCTCGGCACCTAG
- a CDS encoding retropepsin-like aspartic protease family protein: MARKLFHMAFAMALAAAPLTGAACQQIPRAEVAWAKESTTMKFELFRGNRIIADGRINGHKVDFLLDTGAGVTTVDRAFARQIGLPKGQSIPAQGSGGTVEAELVTGVTLELGGLTLKNAPVVVIDLASVARGLGRPMTVVLGRELFDNAVVGVDWQQTTLSIARQDSFAPPPNATMIELGKGDDRLNTIPVAVAGAAPVKAHFDVGNGSTLSLPKSYWEKRPELASLPYAMSEAGGVGGMHPVRLVTVDRIAFGGQTFRNVPVTLSETKPSGAVDEVNAGIGLLKPFRVTMDLGRNRLYLEPLAKPPVFVRDRAGLRSEFDGEQLTLAFVSPGPPAARAGLRKGDRLVAVDGQRVGKDYFQSAASGWNQRAAGETVRLELGDGRKVVVTLADYY, translated from the coding sequence ATGGCCCGCAAGCTTTTCCACATGGCGTTCGCAATGGCCCTGGCGGCCGCTCCGCTGACCGGCGCGGCGTGCCAGCAGATCCCGCGCGCCGAGGTGGCGTGGGCGAAAGAAAGCACGACGATGAAGTTCGAGCTGTTCCGCGGCAACCGGATCATCGCCGACGGGCGGATCAACGGGCACAAGGTCGACTTCCTGCTCGATACCGGCGCCGGGGTGACCACGGTCGATCGCGCCTTCGCCCGGCAGATCGGGCTGCCCAAGGGCCAGTCGATTCCTGCTCAGGGCTCCGGCGGGACGGTCGAGGCCGAGCTGGTGACAGGCGTGACGCTCGAGCTTGGGGGCCTGACGCTCAAGAATGCGCCGGTGGTGGTGATCGACCTGGCGTCGGTGGCGCGCGGGCTCGGCCGGCCGATGACCGTGGTGTTGGGCCGCGAGCTGTTCGACAATGCGGTCGTCGGGGTCGACTGGCAGCAGACGACGCTAAGCATCGCCAGGCAAGACTCGTTCGCACCGCCTCCCAACGCGACGATGATCGAGCTGGGCAAGGGCGACGACCGGCTCAACACCATCCCGGTCGCGGTCGCCGGAGCGGCGCCGGTCAAGGCGCATTTCGACGTCGGCAACGGTTCGACCCTGTCGCTTCCCAAGAGCTATTGGGAAAAGCGGCCGGAGCTTGCCAGCCTGCCCTATGCGATGTCGGAAGCGGGCGGGGTCGGCGGGATGCACCCGGTCCGGCTGGTGACCGTCGATCGGATCGCGTTCGGCGGGCAAACCTTCCGCAACGTGCCGGTCACGTTGAGCGAGACCAAGCCGAGCGGCGCGGTCGACGAGGTCAACGCCGGGATCGGCCTGCTCAAGCCGTTCCGGGTGACGATGGATCTCGGCCGCAACCGGCTCTACCTCGAACCGCTCGCCAAGCCGCCGGTGTTCGTGCGCGACCGGGCGGGGCTGCGCAGCGAATTCGACGGCGAGCAGCTGACGCTGGCGTTCGTGTCGCCCGGTCCGCCGGCGGCCAGAGCCGGGCTCAGGAAGGGCGACCGGCTGGTCGCGGTCGATGGCCAGCGCGTCGGCAAGGACTATTTCCAGAGCGCGGCGAGCGGCTGGAACCAGCGCGCCGCGGGCGAGACCGTCAGACTCGAGCTCGGCGATGGCCGCAAGGTGGTCGTGACGCTGGCCGATTATTATTGA
- a CDS encoding helix-turn-helix domain-containing protein, with amino-acid sequence MAIIVRLDVMLALRKMRSKELAEAIGVTEANLSLLKSGKVKGVRFATLDAICRELDCKPGDLLDFEPD; translated from the coding sequence ATGGCGATCATCGTCCGCCTCGACGTGATGCTCGCGCTGCGCAAGATGCGCTCGAAGGAGCTGGCCGAGGCGATCGGCGTGACCGAGGCCAATTTGTCGCTGCTCAAGTCCGGCAAGGTCAAGGGCGTGCGCTTCGCCACCCTCGACGCGATCTGCCGCGAGCTCGACTGCAAGCCCGGCGATCTGCTCGATTTCGAGCCCGATTGA
- a CDS encoding tyrosine-type recombinase/integrase — MALSDTTIKAAKHGPKPIKLFDTDGLFLLLQPSGGKLWRVKYRFAGKEKKLSVGKYPEVGLKEARRRRDQARAVLASGLDPAEQKRLVKEAERQSAATTFSIVGEEYLAKASLEGREAVTIKKSRWLLSLMTPALGHRPIADIKAPELLGVLKKVEAKGHLETARRMRSLAGRIFRHAIATARAENDPSAQLRGALTAPRVRHHSALFDEGSVGALLRAIEGYEGQPLTAIALKLTPHLFVRPGELRQAEWAEFDLSSALWTIPASKMKMREPHRVPLSKQSIALLQAAQTLSGGQKYVFSSLYPGNRPMSENTINAALRRLGYTSDEMTAHGFRATASSLLNESGKWSPDAIERALAHRDANSIRGTYHRGAHWEERVRMAQWWSDYLDELRARPASN; from the coding sequence ATGGCGTTATCCGACACGACAATCAAAGCTGCCAAACATGGCCCCAAGCCAATCAAGCTCTTCGACACGGATGGGCTTTTCCTCCTGTTACAGCCATCTGGAGGGAAGCTCTGGCGAGTGAAGTATCGCTTTGCTGGCAAGGAAAAGAAGCTAAGTGTCGGAAAGTATCCGGAGGTTGGGCTTAAGGAGGCCCGGCGTCGCCGTGATCAAGCCCGTGCGGTGCTCGCCTCTGGGCTTGATCCGGCGGAGCAGAAGCGTCTCGTGAAAGAGGCGGAGCGTCAGAGCGCCGCGACAACCTTTTCCATCGTTGGAGAAGAGTATCTCGCGAAGGCCTCATTGGAAGGGCGTGAAGCAGTCACGATCAAGAAGAGCCGCTGGTTATTGTCTCTGATGACGCCCGCCCTCGGGCACCGGCCGATTGCCGACATCAAAGCTCCAGAACTCTTGGGCGTGTTGAAGAAGGTTGAGGCGAAAGGCCATCTCGAAACAGCGCGGCGAATGAGATCACTCGCCGGCCGCATCTTCCGCCATGCAATTGCTACCGCCCGCGCCGAAAATGACCCTTCAGCACAACTCCGCGGGGCTCTAACAGCGCCGCGGGTGAGGCACCATAGCGCGCTGTTCGACGAAGGTTCTGTAGGAGCGCTTCTCCGTGCCATCGAAGGTTACGAGGGCCAGCCGCTGACGGCTATCGCCCTAAAACTAACTCCACACCTGTTTGTCCGACCGGGCGAGCTCCGCCAAGCCGAATGGGCGGAGTTTGACCTGAGTAGTGCGCTCTGGACGATACCCGCGTCTAAAATGAAAATGCGCGAACCGCACCGCGTACCGCTTTCTAAGCAGTCAATAGCTCTTCTTCAGGCAGCCCAGACTTTGAGCGGCGGTCAGAAGTACGTATTCTCTTCGCTCTATCCAGGAAATCGGCCGATGTCCGAAAACACGATCAACGCGGCGCTCCGACGGTTGGGATATACAAGTGACGAGATGACTGCGCACGGCTTCAGAGCAACAGCTAGCTCGTTGCTCAACGAGTCTGGAAAGTGGAGTCCCGACGCAATCGAGCGCGCTTTGGCGCACCGCGACGCTAATTCAATCCGGGGAACTTATCATCGAGGCGCGCACTGGGAGGAAAGAGTGCGCATGGCCCAGTGGTGGAGTGACTATCTTGATGAACTGCGAGCTAGACCTGCATCGAATTAG
- a CDS encoding helix-turn-helix domain-containing protein — MQKLTVTVKEACEALSISKTTFYDMLRKGVPLACVFVGRRRLVTTDSLKAWIASNVDATSEMGAD, encoded by the coding sequence ATGCAAAAACTTACTGTGACAGTTAAAGAGGCGTGCGAGGCGCTCTCCATCTCCAAAACCACGTTTTATGACATGCTTCGCAAGGGTGTGCCTTTAGCGTGCGTATTCGTTGGTCGCCGACGCCTGGTAACGACCGACAGTCTAAAGGCATGGATTGCGAGCAATGTTGACGCGACAAGCGAAATGGGGGCGGACTGA
- a CDS encoding DUF927 domain-containing protein, producing MSKKSPKGRQSRNLRIRVQGGTAPSRTTWVEVRKGKKRIWIKQADFMTDVSSVKSRLARAGIIILGASNWNEFMAQVAAVSEFPNRSLVEQSGWSGKCFALQSGQVFAPDGARGICVFDPNPLKCVQSGTLQGWLERVVAPLMGQRLALFMLMVMFVAPILKLTNRAGNFGFELVGAGGKGKSMLLKLMASVVGGATDDAPTRYWNTCKTTVNALEKKAEAHSDLPMLLDDATSFAGTESGGPRGRLFKQFVFDLAQGETKHRFDNQQQRWFRLVYCITSNLSLADVIAEVAEDERGATQDRHISFNTDIPAYNTFDIVPAGYPDIKSYADALIAGMATEYGTAMPHFLQALVEHRASDEEGLKAGIAKRVEDFINSTGANRNDGSSSRVAEAFGLVVAAASLARHYGTLPKEIDYKAVGLAAYRLHLASAQRLSAHQRLRAYAADARVVDMEECRLKHVTEAQLRAVPGVFRLDRKGRREFHVHPRVFKAAFPDHKTLLKDPEVSALRLRDGRHRGPKRELIKGSPDDRFYSFLLPEEVTKVRM from the coding sequence ATGTCAAAGAAATCACCGAAAGGTCGTCAGAGCCGCAACCTTCGCATTCGCGTTCAGGGCGGCACGGCCCCATCACGGACCACTTGGGTGGAGGTGCGCAAAGGCAAGAAACGAATCTGGATAAAGCAAGCCGATTTTATGACTGACGTGTCGAGCGTGAAAAGCCGATTGGCGCGAGCCGGCATCATCATTCTGGGCGCATCCAACTGGAACGAATTCATGGCCCAAGTCGCAGCCGTCAGCGAATTCCCAAATCGCTCGCTGGTTGAGCAGTCCGGATGGAGCGGCAAATGCTTCGCCCTTCAAAGTGGCCAAGTGTTTGCTCCAGATGGCGCCCGCGGGATCTGTGTCTTCGACCCGAATCCTCTGAAGTGCGTTCAATCTGGAACCCTGCAAGGCTGGTTGGAGCGCGTCGTAGCCCCCTTGATGGGGCAGCGCTTGGCGCTGTTCATGCTAATGGTGATGTTCGTCGCACCAATCCTCAAACTTACGAACCGGGCGGGCAATTTCGGTTTCGAGCTTGTCGGTGCAGGCGGCAAAGGTAAGTCGATGCTCTTGAAGCTTATGGCTTCCGTCGTCGGAGGCGCTACTGATGACGCGCCAACCCGATACTGGAACACGTGCAAAACGACGGTGAACGCGCTCGAAAAGAAGGCCGAAGCGCATTCCGACCTTCCCATGCTTCTCGACGATGCGACATCATTCGCGGGAACGGAGAGTGGCGGTCCGCGCGGGCGGCTTTTCAAGCAGTTTGTTTTCGACTTGGCGCAGGGTGAAACAAAGCACCGCTTCGATAATCAGCAGCAGCGTTGGTTTCGCCTCGTCTACTGTATCACCTCGAACCTTTCGCTGGCTGACGTGATTGCCGAAGTTGCCGAGGACGAACGGGGCGCCACTCAAGATCGCCACATTTCCTTCAACACTGATATTCCAGCGTACAACACCTTCGACATCGTTCCTGCGGGATACCCCGACATCAAAAGCTATGCTGATGCCCTGATAGCGGGGATGGCGACTGAGTACGGCACGGCAATGCCACACTTTTTGCAGGCCCTCGTCGAACATCGAGCTTCTGATGAGGAAGGACTCAAGGCCGGTATCGCGAAGCGGGTGGAAGATTTCATCAACAGTACCGGCGCGAATCGGAATGACGGGTCTTCGAGCCGCGTTGCCGAAGCATTTGGCCTTGTGGTGGCAGCTGCTTCACTCGCGCGACACTATGGGACGCTTCCAAAGGAAATCGATTACAAGGCCGTGGGTCTCGCCGCCTACCGACTTCACCTCGCGTCTGCCCAACGACTGAGCGCCCATCAGAGGCTGAGGGCGTATGCGGCCGATGCAAGGGTCGTCGATATGGAAGAATGCAGACTTAAACACGTCACTGAAGCTCAGCTACGGGCGGTGCCGGGCGTGTTCCGGCTCGACCGCAAAGGACGCCGCGAATTTCATGTTCACCCTCGGGTCTTCAAAGCCGCATTCCCCGACCACAAGACGTTACTAAAAGATCCCGAAGTCAGCGCATTGAGGCTTCGAGACGGCCGGCACCGGGGCCCAAAGCGCGAGCTGATTAAAGGGTCGCCGGATGACCGGTTCTACTCTTTCTTGTTGCCTGAAGAGGTCACTAAGGTCCGCATGTGA